The genomic window TGACCCAAGAACCTACCAGCCATAGGGGAATCAGAGAACTTGCTTTTCACCATGGCCACCGAATCTTGCTTAAGCTACTTTGCTTTAATAATATCATGCCAATCAGTGTATGCACCTTCCATCTTCCTTTACAATTTAGCATTTAGGCAATAGCTTGGTGCATGAGATATGCATTTAAAAAAAACTGGCAAACAGATTTGCCTGCTAAAAAATGAATTAACCATCACGTCAGTTAATCACTACAGTTTACAGACAAAAACTGGCAAACAGATTTGCCTGCTCAAAATGAATGAACCATCACGGCAGTTAATCACTACAGTTTACAGACAATAATTGTTCATCGGGGACAAACATGGCCATTGACCATAGTTCAAACAGATGGCGACTGAAATAAGAGAATAGACCAGAATAGCACATAATGAGGCTTGCAGTCTTTCATCATCAGCGTCCACACTAGTCAATTAATTCCTTAAGATACGAACTGAACTGACATCGCATGCCATAGATATTACTAACCTGCATGTGGAATCCTAATTGCTTTCTCAATCATCTTTCTATCCACAGGATCTTGGCTTCAAGGAGTACGTTGAAGAAGTTTATGCAGCCTACGAACAGCACAAGCTTGAAACTCTGGTTTGTACTGCTGTGCACCTGCAAGACTATGCGTACTGTTCCCTTTTCTAATGTTGCAGAGTATATTGACACTTTCTCTTGCGCAGGACTCTCCAAAAGCAACCAAGTTCACTGGTATAGAGATGACTGAAGAAGAAGCTGTTGCGGAACAGCAGAGAATGTTTGCTGAAGCCCGAGCAAGGATGAACAATGGAGCTGCCAAACCAAAGGAGCCTGCATTAGAACCACAGAATCAACCCCAACAGCCCCCACAACCTCAACTGCAGCTGCATCCTCAAGCACAGCAGCCTCCACAACCCCAATCGCAACTGCATCATCCTCAATCACAGCAGCCCCTGCATCCTCAACTGCAACCGTATACTCAGGCTCCACCACAGCAACCCCTGCATCCTCAACTGCAACCGTATACTCAGGCTCCACCACAGCAACCCCTACAACCTCCACTGCAGCTGTATCCTCAGGCTCAACCTGAGCAACCCCTGCAGCCTCAATCCTCAGGATCAACCACAGGAACCTGTGTAATCTCAACTGCAGCTCCATCTACAACCGGCACCACTGCTGCTGCAACCGCCGCCCCAGCAATCCCCGCAATCTCAACTGCAGCTCCATCAGCAACCCCAGCCGACGCTAGTGCCGCCGCGGCCGCAACCTCAACCCCAGCCACCTGAACTGCAGCAGCCCCAGCCGCTAACACAACTGCAAGCGGAACATGGCGTGGACTGGACAGTTAGTGGTTCGGAACATGTAGCGTCACTATAAGTTAAGACTCTGCCTCCTTTAAAATTGTGCGTTAGGTTTGCCTGCATCTTGTACAATGTAAATTGAGTGTGATTTCAGCCACCGTGTCTGTAATAATCTGAAGCTCTCTAGTAAGTGATGTACTTACTGTACTGGATATTGTGTTTATGACTGCTGTTGTCCCATGGTATTGTGCGTGTCGTGTCAGAAGCTACTCCATTACCAGTGTAATCAATTGCCTAACTTAGTGTTCGCCTGTGATGATAATAATTGATTTCAATGTGCTACTGTTGGTTGAACTATTGGTTGCAAGATGCCATCACAAACACTGAAGTTTATTACATATACATGCGCAATGTTCAATTTTCTACTGGGTACTGTTCATTTTGGCTTCTACTGTCACTAGTTTTACACACATTTCAGCATTCTTGCATGAATTGTTTGCAACTGATCCACCGTCTGCTACTATACCACTTGGGAGATGGCTGTTGGCTCAGTGGCCAGCAACGCTGTTTCAGTTCATGGATGTCCGATGCGAATTGATTTCTCCGGCGGCATCAACGAATTGATTTCTCCGGCGGCATCAACGAGGTGGTGGCGATGATGGCGTGTTGGAATAAAGTCTCTCCGGTCTCTTCCTACCTTGACGACGTCCGATCCGGCGCCGGCGAAGGGCCTGTGAGAGTTTGTGTCCCCAGATCGGTTGGTTCCCTTCAGATCTTGACAGTTTGTGTGTCTTTCAAGGAGTACTTTTGGCTGGCGTTCGGTGTGGCGACCACGACATCTTCTTCTGTGTTGTTCTGTGGCTTAACCCGGTTTCTCCAACCCTCTgacctggtggtggtggattgcaagCTTGTTCTGCTTGGGGTGATGCTCCAGCCGATGCTGCTTCAACGACTTTTAGATCTCGTCTCAAGGGGCGAGTGGCTATTGCGGTCTTCAAAACCTTGTTTGGCGAGGGCATTTGCAGGTGTTGCTTTTCTTTGCTGTTGGTTTAGTGCAATTTTCAATCACCGGCGGGCAGCGTAcaatcagaggaagaagaagactagtatgctttttattgtaattttattttttactGGTCGTTCTACGTCCAGTTGTCTATCCATCGTACTGGCTTTTGTTTTCCTCGATGATAATCAGATTTAAGATGCCCTTTGGGTGTCTTTATTCAAAAAAAAAATGTTCAACAGAGCAGCGGTCTAGCCGAATGTAAACCAGAGCTGGACACCACGGCCCGGCCTGCCATAAACGTGCCGTGGCAGGAACGGCCCGCCTGATTAATAGCCGGGCCATCCCGGCCCGGCCCATGTGCTGCAGGCAGCAGCCCAAGCACGACACGGGAGGTAAATGGGCCGGCCCTAGGCACGCCGGCGCATttattttttttcgcaaaatacactAGAAAAACATGGGAAAAGGCCAAAAAAAtgttgaaaattttaaaaattctgTGAAGTATTATTTCGGATGAATCTAGAGTTTTATTAGCTCTTACATCATTAAAACCTTCCATCTcaaagaattaaaaaaaatacaaaaacatgCTCTAGAATTAGAAAAAGATAAAAAAACAAAGACTACACTACAACAGTACTACTCAGATCCTAGCACTACAAAAAGGTTGAACATATTAGAGTATTAGgtatttatataggacatatatatttcAAAAAATAAACGGGCCGTGTTGTGCCGGCCCGCGTGCCTAGCCTACAGGCCCAGGCATGGCCGAAGGCGTGCTGCGTGCTGGGCCCGGCCCGTTTAGCCCATGGCGGCCCGTGCCGGCGTGCTCgcaggccggcccgtttggccagttTTGATGTAAACATCCAAAATTGTGATAGAGAAGAGACCCAACACGTTTAGTGATTGTTTGTAGCGAGGGGACGTTACATTAAAGATAGCTAATCGAATAACCAAAAATGCCTAAAAATGATGATCGAATGATTGCAGATTCTATTAATGCGTCAAGAAGACAGGAAAATTGCACAATTTTAATGTCTTTGAATGTATCATCACACTTCCAGTCCCCAAACTAAGCCCCAAACTCTACCCATCCACTGCCATCTCAGCTCCCTCCTCTTTTCCATCCACCGGCTAGAGGGTGGTGCCCGTCCTCCTCATTGCTTTTTTCAAGAAACACAATGCAGACACGCACATACACACGTGCACACTCACCCTGTGAGCACCTCTAAAAGACCGAGCTAACGAATCTTAAGATTGACGAAGTTGTCATAGACAACTTATAGTTGATGTAGACGCCATCCCGTTGAAAGAGTAGCACCGAAGAACATGTTATAAATCTAGAAAATATGCGAGCACCCGTGCTAAGTCTGAGGCTTGAACTTGGATAGGCTAGCTCCATCAAAAGTAACCTAAGTACCTAACCATCTAAGTTAGGCTTAGTTCACTCTTTGACGTTTTTTCAGGTCATTTTTCCTTTGGTTTTTGTTGCACAAGTGGGATTGGCAAGGTGGCGGTAGTGATGACGCGTTCGAACATGGTCTCTCCGGTCTCTCTCTACCTTGATGGGTTCAATTCGACGCTAATGAAGGCCCTGTGAGGGAAGGTGTCACCAGCCTGTTGGTTCTATTTGGATCTTGATAGTTGGTGTGTTTAACAAGGGAAGCAACTGGCTGGTTGATGCATCGACTTCGACTTCGACTTCTTCATTCATTTTGTTCGACGGCAGTGTCCGCTTTCTACAACCCTCATTGGTGACGAGGGGTTGCAAACTTGCAATGGTGGGGTGCTGCGCCAACCGATGTTTCTTTAATAACTATTAGATCTTTGTTCATGGTGAGTGGCTATTTTGGTGCTCAAAGCCTTGTACCGCGATGGCTTTTGCAGGTGTCCCTATTCCTCGCAACATGTTTAATCTATTTTTAAGTTTGATGGATGATGACCAATTGAAGGAAAAAGACGACTAGTATAATTTTTGACATAATTTTACTTTTTAATGGCATTTTGTGTCTTGTTGTTCTTCTCCTGTATTGTGTTCTCCTTGATAACTAGATCGGGATCGCGCCAATGGCGCGGGGTGCCGGTCCCAACGTTTTGATCAAGCATGTAATGCTAAGTTAGTAGTAACCCAAATTTAGCATATGCATACATACATAATAACAATAAAGTGAAGAAGAAACATTCAACTATTATAGAAGCAAGACATGGGCTCAGTATCGGCTTGAGATTATAAGGTAGAATTGGTTTCAGTGCGTTCATAAGACCACAAAAGATAACCACCTGATATGAAAATTGACACAAAAAACGCAGCCACTCGACATGGAAGTTTGATACCACAAGCGTAACAAAGGAGACACAACTACAAAGCCAGAACTACTAAGCATACTAATAAGTGGCTTCACTCAACTGCCTTGTCGATCAACTTCATAGGCGTCACTTCATACTAATAAGTGACTCCACTCAACTGCCTTGTCGATGATCTTCATAAGCACCACTTCACATGAACGTGTGCATGTCCCAACAATGTGGTAAAGAAGGTAATGATCAAATGATATGATGCGTTAGTAGGAAACATGGTTTAGCATACATATTCAATAGGACAATGATTTTTTCTGGTTTAAGAGAAAGAAGAAACATCAAATTGGTCCAACGTATAAGATTTCACTATACTGTAAATCATTTGGTACATCGGAAATTACAGTACTTGTTCGGAACTAATGAGTGTATTAGTATCTATAGAATAATTGATCTGCAAGCTCATGAAAAAGAAGATACATTTAATTTGTTCCAAAAGCAAGGCAGGACAATTAATCTGCGTCCAGTTCAGCCAAAAGAGTTTAGTTATACGACACTGAAAGCAGGCCAATGGCAATGCCAAATAGAAAAAATTGGATCACATCAAGTTAATAACAAAGCACAAGAATTCAAGATACCAAAAGCTTCAATGTTAATCTCCATGTTCCAGAACCACACATCCTCGACAACAAAATATAACTAAACATAAATACTTTACACATAGACCATTTCACTATTTGTAGGAGATAAACAGAACATACGGGTATATGTTAGGATATTTAGTACCATGACTACATAGAAGATTTATGTAGAAAACAAAACTGAAATTCTTCCAGCCCCACGTCAAACATTCAGTCATAAAATATATTCTTTATCAGGTTTTCAGTATCACAATGGGTTAAAAATCACATTGTCAATGTAAAGATGCTATGTGCCTTTCTTTTGCTTCATTTGATCTGAATATCTCTATGAATACTCACAGTTCATAACAATCTCCAGCCTTAAAAGTGAAAGATTTCAGTTCTCATCCAAACCACTTCATTAATAACTCAATGCGTCAATTTTCTCTTTACTTTGACACATTAACAAAATGATGACATGCATGAGCTGAAGTACTGAAACCTTTATAGCTAGGGGCTAATTTGGCAACAGACTGGACTGGAAGCTAGGTGTCAAGCTGGCCCGAGACCCCGTTCGGCTCTATCACAGTGGCAACCTGCAAGCCAAGATGATGGGAGGAGCTGCAGTCCAGGAaacagcctctctctctctctctctctctctctctctctctctctctctctctacttgcGCCGCTGCTCTAAGCCAAGAAATAATTGAACCTAGCAAGATACCTGTTGCAGGATAAGAGAAGCTAATGATGCATGTGAGGCTGCAGATTGTCACACTCACCTACAATAAACTCCATTCAAATCCTTTGAAGCATCCAATTTCTGCATAAACCAAAGAGGAAAATTGCCAAATTAGCTCACCCGCCCACCAAAAAGGATATAATGTAATCTCTTTGTTGCTGAAATTTCAAGCAGAACAAAAAAAACTAAGAGATGCTATTATTACTTTAAGAGATAACAACATTTTTCATTATTATTTGAACAGGGCATACCCTGTTCCAGTAAAAACAGAACTTCAATATATTAAGATTCATTTACATGTGATGCTATTGGAGGAACAACTAAATAACTAATCATGATTCTGATCTATCATGACATCTCAATGGCCACCTCTTTCCTATTTTGTTCTCTGTACAGTGTTTTTATTCATCTTTAGTTAGTCCTGGTCCTTGATTTCTATAGGTGTATCACCCAAAACACACAATCTTATTTAACACAATCTTATTTATGGCCATCAGGACTTAGAAATTAGCAGACAAACATGAGAGGTATTCaggaaacaaaaaaaatactactGCTCCAATAACTACTATAAACTGAAAGAAATACAATACTTAATTTTATACATACAGAGAAGGATTCACGGAACAAAAAAATCTGCTCCAATTACTATTGTACCGAAGAAATACCTAATATGCAGACATAC from Triticum aestivum cultivar Chinese Spring chromosome 3B, IWGSC CS RefSeq v2.1, whole genome shotgun sequence includes these protein-coding regions:
- the LOC123072170 gene encoding protein Dr1 homolog; the protein is MDPMDIVGKSKEDVSLPKSTMTKIIKEMLPPDVRVARDTQDLLVECCVEFINLLSSESNDVCSRDDKKTIAPEHVIRALQDLGFKEYVEEVYAAYEQHKLETLDSPKATKFTGIEMTEEEAVAEQQRMFAEARARMNNGAAKPKEPALEPQNQPQQPPQPQLQLHPQAQQPPQPQSQLHHPQSQQPLHPQLQPYTQAPPQQPLHPQLQPYTQAPPQQPLQPPLQLYPQAQPEQPLQPQSSGSTTGTCVISTAAPSTTGTTAAATAAPAIPAISTAAPSATPADASAAAAATSTPAT